The proteins below come from a single Solea senegalensis isolate Sse05_10M linkage group LG2, IFAPA_SoseM_1, whole genome shotgun sequence genomic window:
- the olig2 gene encoding oligodendrocyte transcription factor 2 — translation MDSDTSRVSSRPSSPEVDDIFLSTLKKSVHGFTGAVSSTQSDSPSDTLSLHGLSASDEESLSLRLSKKDRKLLSENEMQAIRLKINSRERKRMHDLNIAMDGLREVMPYAHGPSVRKLSKIATLLLARNYILMLSNSLEEMKRLVSEIYGTSGHHGGFHPSACTTMTHAGPVPGHPVPSHPAHPAVHHPLLPPAVSTASLSAPSISAVTSVRPHHGLLKTPGAGAGPLGSSFQHWGVGTGMPCPCSMCQVPPPHVSSMTTVTMPRLASDSK, via the coding sequence ATGGACTCTGATACAAGCCGTGTTTCGAGCAGACCGTCTTCCCCTGAGGTAGATGACATTTTCCTGTCCACTCTGAAGAAATCCGTCCACGGCTTCACTGGTGCTGTGTCCTCCACGCAGAGCGACTCTCCGTCAGACACACTCAGCCTGCACGGCCTCTCCGCCTCCGACGAGGAGTCTTTGTCCCTGCGCCTGTCCAAGAAAGACCGCAAACTCCTGTCAGAGAACGAGATGCAGGCGATCCGCCTCAAAATCAACAGCCGTGAGAGGAAAAGGATGCACGACCTCAACATAGCTATGGACGGACTGCGAGAGGTCATGCCCTATGCGCACGGACCATCCGTGCGTAAACTCTCCAAAATCGCCACGCTGCTGCTGGCGAGAAACTACATCCTGATGCTCAGTAACTCACTGGAGGAGATGAAGCGGCTGGTCAGCGAGATCTACGGCACCAGCGGACACCACGGCGGCTTCCATCCATCAGCCTGTACGACTATGACGCACGCGGGGCCCGTGCCGGGACACCCAGTGCCGTCCCATCCCGCACACCCGGCGGTGCACCACCCGCTCCTCCCGCCGGCCGTTTCCACCGCCTCCCTGTCCGCGCCCAGTATCTCCGCCGTCACATCTGTCAGACCGCACCACGGACTCCTCAAAACCCCCGGTGCAGGCGCAGGGCCGCTGGGCAGCAGCTTCCAGCACTGGGGCGTTGGCACCGGGATGCCCTGCCCGTGCAGCATGTGCCAAGTCCCGCCTCCGCATGTGTCCAGCATGACGACCGTCACCATGCCGAGGTTGGCCAGCGACTCCAAGTGA
- the olig1 gene encoding oligodendrocyte transcription factor 1, whose translation MNMLSNPVIRAQEQSLSLCGPGSVQDLTHCPPGFNLNSRLNSAPMLGLQSSQRSTKPQRELSPEEQQELRRKINSRERKRMQDLNIAMDALREVMVPYASSPSSAPSQSHQTGAPPGRRLSKISTLVLARNYILLLGSSLQEMRRLLGEVSVGMGINAGPVPRLLLTGGWPLISGPSQILLTQESLLSSTAASSPPSSSSSTSSSAAKCPLLSPGPMEASLAPVQWSSGGPLCPCGVCRLPRFSHSNPVPRFPK comes from the coding sequence ATGAACATGCTGTCAAACCCAGTGATCAGGGCCCAGGAGCAGTCTCtttctctatgtggccctgggTCTGTCCAGGACTTAACCCACTGCCCTCCAGGGTTCAACCTGAACTCCCGCCTAAATTCTGCACCAATGCTGGGCCTTCAGAGCAGCCAAAGATcaaccaaaccccagagagagcTGAGCCCTGAGGAGCAGCAAGAGCTCAGGAGGAAGATCAACAGCAGAGAAAGGAAGCGGATGCAGGACTTGAACATTGCCATGGACGCTCTGAGGGAGGTCATGGTGCCCTACGCCTCCTCACCTTCTTCTGCCCCCTCTCAGTCCCACCAGACTGGAGCTCCTCCTGGCCGCAGGCTCTCCAAGATTTCCACCCTGGTCCTGGCCAGGAATTACATTCTTCTCCTGGGTTCATCTCTACAGGAGATGCGACGCCTGCTGGGAGAGGTGAGCGTTGGGATGGGGATTAACGCAGGGCCAGTTCCTcggctgctgctcactggaggGTGGCCTCTCATCTCCGGGCCCAGTCAGATTCTCCTCACCCAAGAATCTCTCCTCAGCTCGACAGCTGCCTCAtcacccccctcctcttcctcctccacttcatCCTCTGCAGCTAAATGTCCACTGCTGTCCCCAGGCCCCATGGAAGCATCACTGGCCCCAGTGCAGTGGAGCTCAGGTGGGCCCCTGTGCCCCTGTGGGGTCTGCAGACTGCCCAGATTCAGCCATTCCAACCCGGTCCCCAGATTCCCAAAGTGA